One region of Quercus lobata isolate SW786 chromosome 2, ValleyOak3.0 Primary Assembly, whole genome shotgun sequence genomic DNA includes:
- the LOC115976427 gene encoding zinc finger protein 511, which translates to MAMEEHDEEEKQKLGFSYWKSIPRSFGPDSPFFASGNIERELLAKQVALDLTEDEKHQLQNMVVEEGGGIFCPIVGCGSRLTSLENFEDHYNARHTASCSVCSRVYPTSRLLSIHVSELHDSFFQAKVARGYAVYECLVEGCGLKFKSYKSRQRHLVDKHKFPTSFEFYKKAHLSKKQRQKLQRKQATHKREEDSCMEVDNESIDGLISGISKLSTSDSPSSVSFGRRHTRGLTFVPRAVQREKMPDLTSAGTKR; encoded by the exons ATGGCGATGGAAGAACATGATGAAGAAGAGAAACAGAAATTAGGGTTTTCGTACTGGAAATCGATTCCTCGAAGTTTCGGACCCGATTCTCCTTTCTTTGCTTCTGGAAACATCGAGAGGGAACTTCTCGCCAAACAG GTGGCATTGGACTTAACTGAAGATGAGAAACATCAGCTTCAGAATATGGTAGTTGAGGAAGGCGG GGGGATCTTTTGCCCAATTGTTGGTTGTGGTTCACGTTTGACTTCTTTGGAGAACTTCGAAGATCATTATAATGCACGGCATACTGCCTCCTGTTCAGTATGCTCTAGAGTTTACCCAACATCACGTCTGCTTAGCATACACGTATCTGAACTACACGATTCGTTCTTTCAGGCTAAAGTTGCACGTGGTTATGCCGTG TATGAATGCCTGGTGGAAGGCTGTGGTTTGAAGTTCAAGAGCTATAAAAGTCGACAAAGGCATCTAGTGGACAAGCATAAATTTCCCACTTCATTTGAGTTTTACAAGAAGGCCCATCTATCAAAGAAGCAGAGGCAAAAACTCCAACGCAAACAAGCTACTCATAAGAGAGAGGAAGATTCATGTATGGAAGTAGATAATGAATCCATTGATGGCCTCATCTCAGGAATCTCCAAACTAAGCACTTCAGACTCTCCTTCATCTGTCAGCTTTGGTCGCCGCCACACTCGTGGATTGACTTTTGTCCCTCGTGCTGTTCAGCGAGAAAAAATGCCAGATCTGACATCAGCTGGAACAAAGAGATAG
- the LOC115976428 gene encoding protein transport protein Sec61 subunit gamma-like: MEAIDSVFDPLREFAKDSVRLVKRCHKPDRKEFTKVAFRTAIGFVVMGFVGFFVKLIFIPINNIIVGSS; encoded by the exons aTGGAGGCCATAGACTCAGTGTTCGATCCACTCAGAGAATTCGCCAAGGACAGCGTCCGCCTCGTCAAACGCTGCCACAAACCCGACCGCAAAG AGTTCACCAAGGTGGCGTTCCGTACGGCCATCGGGTTCGTGGTTATGGGGTTCGTTGGCTTCTTCGTCAAGCTCATCTTCATCCCCATCAACAACATCATCGTTGGCTCCTCTTGA
- the LOC115976429 gene encoding 50S ribosomal protein L27, chloroplastic has product MAAMSMTMSLNLAGAFRGLSLASSSSSSSFFRGDFGGSLQMGPTKLVSVPRRIPLTIQNAHKKGAGSTKNGRDSKGQRLGVKIYGDQLAKPGSIIVRQRGTKFHAGNNVGLGKDHTIFSLIDGLVKFEKFGPDRKKISVYPRELQPENPNSYKARKRENFRLQRERKKARKEAYIAEPQLVMASAVDAQDSHPTC; this is encoded by the exons atggcGGCCATGTCTATGACTATGAGCTTGAACTTAGCTGGGGCATTCAGAGGGCTAAGCTTAGCTTCAAGCTCATCTTCGTCCTCTTTCTTCAGAGGCGACTTTGGTGGGTCCTTacaaatgggtcccacaaagcTGGTGTCGGTCCCACGGAGAATTCCGCTGACCATTCAGAATGCTCACAAGAAAGGTGCCGGAAGCACCAAGAATGGCCGAGACTCCAAAGGTCAAAGACTCGGCGTTAAGATTTACGGTGACCAGCTCGCCAAGCCCGGCTCCATTATCGTTCGCCAGCGAGGTACCAAG TTCCATGCAGGGAACAATGTGGGGCTTGGCAAGGACCACACGATATTCTCCTTGATAGATGGACTAGTTAAATTTGAGAAGTTTGGGCCCGACAGGAAGAAG ATCAGTGTTTATCCGCGAGAACTACAGCCGGAGAACCCTAACAGTTACAaagcaagaaagagagaaaacttcAGGTTGCAACGTGAACGCAAGAAAGCAAGAAAGGAAGCTTATATTGCTGAACCCCAACTAGTTATGGCTTCGGCTGTTGATGCCCAAGATAGCCATCCCACTTGCTAA